In a single window of the Acyrthosiphon pisum isolate AL4f chromosome X, pea_aphid_22Mar2018_4r6ur, whole genome shotgun sequence genome:
- the LOC100169049 gene encoding serine/threonine-protein kinase pakG-like isoform X2 encodes MIFRDIVTAILVAALTSGAVITVPKYTSTHAPLEYSTNKFVESDLDSAITTEKSSDNIATVKPVDNIATVKPVENIATVKPAAPVPTQAPMISCYCNLPECLAAAGGDGTCSTRLGCYSEIQPIIPRIEEEILTPTVTESNKTANGSSVSPIISELVDAPAVATTEHAAAIRGSYGCLDHLHFTKQSCEDILKSMEAESSEFPIMQIPTNGAAPSAADVGIHAFHCCQTERCNGNQSGPAEGSVKSAQAVLVAALKNAFAPPPGVQNSTVGVPWTPAVKSSVNNVELSTKTSVPNVELSSIKTSVNNVELSNTKTSVNNVQSTSTKTSVKNVQSSNTKTSVNNVQPSNTKTSVNNVQPSNAKKLNAAAADLWLGYFSTPLGEPRAPSPLKSDTIFEDASLIDATTSAVPVAMPPKLSVAVPVNQEITRDKTVANVEHVVIKRHDGQRVVPVLKQTIDDQENITDFDDDIAAEVAAAVATAKSPAMTTQQDTVSSRSSGSFSESWSPRHSGVPDFLPPPSPKKNITTNPILATRGVNNNSNIYNNQANNQADNQADNNDGGSTMIGLICTLVVMCIIGLSLLTMIVIRAIIRNVCSNQGRPCACNGGLTRRRPRTQPSSSHPDAAAAAVNRSASTAPLLPPPNPDHKYRGHANAGASYNDSIGDTTYVFTTIPVPDHVTPVRVVRR; translated from the exons ATGATTTTCCGAGACATCGTAACGGCGATACTCGTCGCTGCCCTTACCTCCGGCGCCGTCATCACTGTGCCCAAGTACACCAGCACACACGCTCCATtgg AATACTCCACCAACAAATTCGTGGAGTCGGATCTTGATTCGGCAATTACAACTGAGAAGTCTTCTGATAATATTGCAACCGTTAAACCAGTAGATAATATTGCAACCGTTAAACCAGTAGAAAATATTGCAACCGTGAAACCGGCAGCACCCGTACCAACCCAGGCGCCCATGATCAGCTGCTATTGCAACCTGCCCGAGTGTTTGGCGGCCGCCGGGGGGGATGGAACTTGCTCCACCCGGCTTGGCTGTTATTCTGAAATTCAACCAATCATTCCTAGAATCGAAGAAGAAATATTGACCCCGACCGTGACCGAATCAAACAAAACCGCTAATGGCTCATCTGTTTCTCCAATCATCTCTGAATTAGTCGACGCCCCGGCTGTTGCCACCACCGAACATGCAGCAGCCATCAGGGGATCATATGGATGTTTGGACCATTTGCACTTCAC AAAACAATCCTGCGAGGATATCTTGAAATCGATGGAAGCCGAATCCTCCGAATTCCCCATCATGCAGATTCCTACTAATGGAGCTGCACCCTCTGCCGCTGACGTTGGTATCCATGCATTCCACTGCTGCCAAACAGAGAGATGCAACGGAAACCAATCAGGCCCAGCAGAGGGGTCCGTGAAATCTGCCCAAGCCGTTTTAGTCGCTGCCTTGAAAAACGCCTTTGCACCCCCTCCGGGGGTGCAAAATTCTACAGTGGGGGTGCCTTGGACCCCCGCTGTCAAATCATCGGTCAACAATGTAGAATTATCCACCAAAACGTCGGTCCCCAATGTCGAATTATCCAGCATCAAAACTTCGGTCAACAATGTAGAATTATCCAATACTAAAACTTCGGTTAACAATGTACAATCAACCAGTACCAAAACTTCGGTCAAAAACGTACAATCATCCAATACCAAAACTTCGGTCAACAACGTACAACCATCCAATACCAAAACTTCGGTCAACAACGTACAACCATCCAATGCTAAGAAACTTAACGCAGCAGCTGCAGACTTGTGGCTTGGATACTTCTCCACCCCTTTGGGTGAACCAAGAGCCCCATCTCCCTTGAAATCGGATACCATATTTGAGGATGCCTCATTGATTGATGCCACCACTTCCGCCGTCCCCGTGGCGATGCCACCAAAATTATCCGTGGCCGTACCAGTCAACCAGGAGATTACCCGTGACAAAACCGTCGCCAATGTGGAACACGTAGTGATCAAACGTCACGACGGTCAAAGGG TCGTGCCAGTCTTAAAGCAGACCATTGACGACCAGGAGAACATCACAGACTTCGACGACGACATCGCGGCCGAGGTCGCAGCCGCTGTTGCCACCGCCAAGTCACCAGCAATGACCACCCAGCAGGACACCGTGTCCTCCCGATCCTCTGGGTCCTTCTCGGAGTCGTGGTCACCTCGTCACAGTGGCGTTCCGGATTTTTTGCCACCCCCGAGCCCGAAGAAGAATATTACTACTAATCCTATCTTAGCGACTCGGGGAGtaaacaacaacagcaacatcTATAATAACCAAGCCAATAACCAAGCCGATAACCAAGCCGATAACAACGACGGCGGCTCGACTATGATCGGTTTAATCTGCACCCTCGTCGTAATGTGCATAATCGGACTGTCCCTATTGACGATGATCGTCATAAGAGCCATCATCCGCAA TGTGTGCAGCAACCAGGGCCGACCTTGCGCATGCAACGGCGGACTGACCAGGCGCAGGCCTCGCACGCAGCCGTCCTCGTCCCACCCGGACGCCGCGGCCGCCGCGGTCAACCGCAGCGCCAGCACCGCTCCACTGCTGCCGCCACCCAACCCCGACCACAAGTACCGCGGCCACGCCAACGCTGGTGCATCGTACAATGACTCGATCGGAGATACCACTTACGTGTTCACCACCATACCGGTGCCCGACCACGTGACACCGGTGAGGGTGGTCCGTCGTTAA
- the LOC100169049 gene encoding uncharacterized protein LOC100169049 isoform X1, whose protein sequence is MIFRDIVTAILVAALTSGAVITVPKYTSTHAPLEYSTNKFVESDLDSAITTEKSSDNIATVKPVDNIATVKPVENIATVKPAAPVPTQAPMISCYCNLPECLAAAGGDGTCSTRLGCYSEIQPIIPRIEEEILTPTVTESNKTANGSSVSPIISELVDAPAVATTEHAAAIRGSYGCLDHLHFTKQSCEDILKSMEAESSEFPIMQIPTNGAAPSAADVGIHAFHCCQTERCNGNQSGPAEGSVKSAQAVLVAALKNAFAPPPGVQNSTVGVPWTPAVKSSVNNVELSTKTSVPNVELSSIKTSVNNVELSNTKTSVNNVQSTSTKTSVKNVQSSNTKTSVNNVQPSNTKTSVNNVQPSNAKKLNAAAADLWLGYFSTPLGEPRAPSPLKSDTIFEDASLIDATTSAVPVAMPPKLSVAVPVNQEITRDKTVANVEHVVIKRHDGQRVVPVLKQTIDDQENITDFDDDIAAEVAAAVATAKSPAMTTQQDTVSSRSSGSFSESWSPRHSGVPDFLPPPSPKKNITTNPILATRGVNNNSNIYNNQANNQADNQADNNDGGSTMIGLICTLVVMCIIGLSLLTMIVIRAIIRKYDIFRNYKGVCSNQGRPCACNGGLTRRRPRTQPSSSHPDAAAAAVNRSASTAPLLPPPNPDHKYRGHANAGASYNDSIGDTTYVFTTIPVPDHVTPVRVVRR, encoded by the exons ATGATTTTCCGAGACATCGTAACGGCGATACTCGTCGCTGCCCTTACCTCCGGCGCCGTCATCACTGTGCCCAAGTACACCAGCACACACGCTCCATtgg AATACTCCACCAACAAATTCGTGGAGTCGGATCTTGATTCGGCAATTACAACTGAGAAGTCTTCTGATAATATTGCAACCGTTAAACCAGTAGATAATATTGCAACCGTTAAACCAGTAGAAAATATTGCAACCGTGAAACCGGCAGCACCCGTACCAACCCAGGCGCCCATGATCAGCTGCTATTGCAACCTGCCCGAGTGTTTGGCGGCCGCCGGGGGGGATGGAACTTGCTCCACCCGGCTTGGCTGTTATTCTGAAATTCAACCAATCATTCCTAGAATCGAAGAAGAAATATTGACCCCGACCGTGACCGAATCAAACAAAACCGCTAATGGCTCATCTGTTTCTCCAATCATCTCTGAATTAGTCGACGCCCCGGCTGTTGCCACCACCGAACATGCAGCAGCCATCAGGGGATCATATGGATGTTTGGACCATTTGCACTTCAC AAAACAATCCTGCGAGGATATCTTGAAATCGATGGAAGCCGAATCCTCCGAATTCCCCATCATGCAGATTCCTACTAATGGAGCTGCACCCTCTGCCGCTGACGTTGGTATCCATGCATTCCACTGCTGCCAAACAGAGAGATGCAACGGAAACCAATCAGGCCCAGCAGAGGGGTCCGTGAAATCTGCCCAAGCCGTTTTAGTCGCTGCCTTGAAAAACGCCTTTGCACCCCCTCCGGGGGTGCAAAATTCTACAGTGGGGGTGCCTTGGACCCCCGCTGTCAAATCATCGGTCAACAATGTAGAATTATCCACCAAAACGTCGGTCCCCAATGTCGAATTATCCAGCATCAAAACTTCGGTCAACAATGTAGAATTATCCAATACTAAAACTTCGGTTAACAATGTACAATCAACCAGTACCAAAACTTCGGTCAAAAACGTACAATCATCCAATACCAAAACTTCGGTCAACAACGTACAACCATCCAATACCAAAACTTCGGTCAACAACGTACAACCATCCAATGCTAAGAAACTTAACGCAGCAGCTGCAGACTTGTGGCTTGGATACTTCTCCACCCCTTTGGGTGAACCAAGAGCCCCATCTCCCTTGAAATCGGATACCATATTTGAGGATGCCTCATTGATTGATGCCACCACTTCCGCCGTCCCCGTGGCGATGCCACCAAAATTATCCGTGGCCGTACCAGTCAACCAGGAGATTACCCGTGACAAAACCGTCGCCAATGTGGAACACGTAGTGATCAAACGTCACGACGGTCAAAGGG TCGTGCCAGTCTTAAAGCAGACCATTGACGACCAGGAGAACATCACAGACTTCGACGACGACATCGCGGCCGAGGTCGCAGCCGCTGTTGCCACCGCCAAGTCACCAGCAATGACCACCCAGCAGGACACCGTGTCCTCCCGATCCTCTGGGTCCTTCTCGGAGTCGTGGTCACCTCGTCACAGTGGCGTTCCGGATTTTTTGCCACCCCCGAGCCCGAAGAAGAATATTACTACTAATCCTATCTTAGCGACTCGGGGAGtaaacaacaacagcaacatcTATAATAACCAAGCCAATAACCAAGCCGATAACCAAGCCGATAACAACGACGGCGGCTCGACTATGATCGGTTTAATCTGCACCCTCGTCGTAATGTGCATAATCGGACTGTCCCTATTGACGATGATCGTCATAAGAGCCATCATCCGCAAGTATGACATATTCAGAAACTACAAAGG TGTGTGCAGCAACCAGGGCCGACCTTGCGCATGCAACGGCGGACTGACCAGGCGCAGGCCTCGCACGCAGCCGTCCTCGTCCCACCCGGACGCCGCGGCCGCCGCGGTCAACCGCAGCGCCAGCACCGCTCCACTGCTGCCGCCACCCAACCCCGACCACAAGTACCGCGGCCACGCCAACGCTGGTGCATCGTACAATGACTCGATCGGAGATACCACTTACGTGTTCACCACCATACCGGTGCCCGACCACGTGACACCGGTGAGGGTGGTCCGTCGTTAA